Proteins encoded in a region of the Bicyclus anynana chromosome 9, ilBicAnyn1.1, whole genome shotgun sequence genome:
- the LOC112047640 gene encoding uncharacterized protein CG5902, producing MSSVCCGTKKQKLNNSFSNHIERPINGYQDPVAIPDMCYFCFDVLYCQLHSMDPPQTPMFTNDAYPLFVTWKIGKEHRLRGCIGTFNAMHLHSGLREYAITSALKDSRFTPITREEVPRLTVSVSILQHFEEAEHYLDWKLGKHGIRIEFVSERGSKRTATYLPQVATEQGWDQIQTIDSLLRKGGYKAAITSDMRRSIKLTRYQSEEISANYNDYINQRC from the exons ATGTCTTCAGTATGTTGTGGaactaaaaaacaaaagctGAACAATTCATTCAGCAACCACATCGAGCGACCTATAAATGGTTACCAAGACCCAGTTGCAATACCCGATATGTGTTACTTTTGTTTCGATGTCTTGTACTGTCAGCTGCACAGTATGGACCCACCACAAACGCCAATGTTCACCAATGATGCATA TCCTCTTTTTGTTACGTGGAAGATTGGGAAAGAGCATCGGCTTCGTGGATGCATTGGAACTTTTAATGCTATGCATTTGCATTcag GCCTCCGAGAGTACGCTATAACGAGCGCGCTGAAGGACTCGCGCTTCACGCCGATCACGCGCGAGGAGGTGCCGCGCCTCACCGTGTCGGTGTCCATCCTGCAGCACTTCGAGGAGGCCGAGCACTACCTGGACTGGAAGCTGGGCAAGCACGGCATCCGCATCGAGTTCGTGAGCGAGCGCGGCTCCAAGCGCACTGCAACCTACTTACCTCAAGTTGCTACTGAGCAAG GTTGGGACCAAATACAAACAATCGACTCCCTCCTCCGGAAGGGGGGCTACAAGGCGGCGATCACGTCTGACATGCGGCGCAGCATCAAACTCACTAGATACCAGTCGGAGGAGATATCCGCCAACTACAACGATTACATCAACCAGCGCTGCTAG
- the LOC112047639 gene encoding uncharacterized protein LOC112047639: MALMKSGEIPKDAVVLNELDATLYIWNIVSDWDSLSDIWALKYGPVALGAVNSFTGLLINKHYRWRFKLGPYGQMSSTIPIVVLPGLLTLLFHKQLVSTNILLMKNEACPICHEVRSSAVQLGFGLAYPMVLGPTSALMFANRYSSFRVPHLREGPMVMFKFLRSHTKPFTGTLTYLVALQMAASAIVTYYEMRNNITLKHKLIEIEKKMDSSLT; this comes from the exons ATGGCTCTTATGAAATCTGGAGAAATTCCTAAAGATGCGGTAGTTTTGAACGAGCTTGATGCTACCCTTTATATTTGGAATATTGTGTCCGACTGGGACTCTCTCTCAGACat ATGGGCTTTAAAGTATGGGCCAGTGGCATTGGGTGCAGTCAACTCATTTACTGGCCTACTCATCAACAAGCACTATAGATGGAGGTTTAAACTGGGCCCATACGGACAGATGTCCTCAACCATACCTATTGTGGTTCTGCCAGGCCTCCTTACTCTGCTGTTTCACAAACAA TTAGTGTCAACCAACATACTTTTAATGAAGAATGAAGCATGCCCCATATGTCATGAAGTTAGGTCAAGTGCTGTGCAATTGGGCTTTGGGCTAGCTTACCCAATGGTGTTGGGCCCAACTTCAGCTTTAATG TTCGCCAATAGATACTCATCATTCAGGGTGCCCCACTTAAGAGAAGGTCCAATGGTAATGTTTAAGTTTTTAAGGAGCCACACAAAACCATTCACTGGGACCCTTACATACTTGGTTGCATTGCAAATGGCTGCATCGGCGATAGTCACCTACTACGAAATGAGgaataatattactttaaaacaCAAATTAATTGAAATCGAAAAGAAAATGGACAGTAGTTTAACGTGA